One Ignavibacteriota bacterium DNA segment encodes these proteins:
- the thrS gene encoding threonine--tRNA ligase — protein sequence MDPITISLPDGSQRSYDRGTTGIQVAESISKGLAREALAIAVNGDTWDLARPLPDQASIRILTWKDEAGRRAYWHSSAHLMAEAIESLFPGAKFGIGPAIDIGFYYDLDLGEHSLTQEDLGRIEARMLELSKRDVPYTREERGWDDAVAYFTTKGDQYKLDLLEGLKGQTITFYHSGEFTDLCAGPHIPGTGRIKAIKLLSVAGAYWRGNEKNKMLQRIYGVTFPNQKELDEYLHRLEEAKRRDHRKLGAELELFLLTPEVGGGLPIWLPKGTIIRESLEAFLRTEQRKRGYLPVVTPHIANLKLYKKSGHYPYYKDSQFAPMKVEDEEFMLKPMNCPHHHQVYLAKPRSYRDLPVRLAEFGTVYRYEQSGELNGLTRVRSFTQDDSHIYARQDQLKDELCNVIELIQLVFSTLGFKDFKTRLSFRDPGNTAKYGGADEQWVQAEKDIKEAADAMKLNYFIGIGEAAFYGPKIDFMVQDALGRTWQLGTVQVDYVMPERFDLEYTGADGQKHRPVIIHRAPFGSLERFIGILIEHYAGEFPLWLAPVHAVILPITDAQHEYAREVLRAFAEAGLRVEIDERNEKIGYKIREWETKKVPYMLVVGDKERQNGTVAVRRHKAGDQGSQATADVIRMLRENVDAKAITP from the coding sequence ATGGACCCGATCACCATATCACTTCCGGACGGCTCGCAGCGATCCTACGATCGCGGGACGACCGGCATACAGGTCGCCGAGAGCATCAGCAAAGGCCTCGCCCGTGAGGCGCTCGCTATTGCGGTGAACGGCGATACATGGGATCTTGCACGTCCACTGCCGGACCAGGCATCGATCCGCATCCTGACCTGGAAGGATGAGGCGGGGCGCCGTGCCTACTGGCATAGCTCCGCGCATCTCATGGCGGAGGCCATCGAGTCGTTGTTCCCCGGTGCGAAGTTCGGCATCGGTCCGGCGATCGACATCGGGTTCTACTACGACCTGGACCTCGGCGAGCATTCGCTCACGCAGGAGGATCTCGGGCGCATCGAAGCCCGTATGCTCGAGCTTTCGAAGCGTGATGTTCCGTACACGCGCGAAGAGCGCGGATGGGACGACGCGGTCGCCTACTTCACCACCAAGGGCGATCAGTACAAGCTGGACCTCCTTGAGGGGTTGAAGGGTCAAACGATCACGTTCTACCACTCGGGGGAGTTCACGGACCTCTGTGCCGGGCCGCATATCCCGGGTACCGGACGCATCAAGGCGATCAAGCTGCTGAGTGTTGCCGGCGCGTACTGGCGCGGCAACGAGAAGAACAAGATGCTGCAGCGCATCTACGGGGTCACGTTCCCGAACCAGAAGGAACTCGATGAGTACCTTCACCGGCTGGAAGAAGCGAAGCGCCGCGACCACCGGAAGCTCGGTGCCGAGCTGGAGCTGTTCCTCCTCACGCCCGAAGTGGGCGGGGGGCTGCCGATCTGGTTGCCGAAGGGCACGATCATCCGGGAGTCGCTCGAGGCGTTCCTCCGCACGGAGCAGCGCAAGCGGGGCTATCTGCCGGTGGTGACGCCGCACATTGCGAATCTGAAGCTGTACAAGAAGAGCGGGCACTATCCGTATTACAAGGACAGCCAGTTCGCGCCGATGAAGGTGGAGGACGAGGAGTTCATGCTCAAGCCCATGAACTGTCCGCACCACCACCAGGTGTACCTGGCGAAGCCGCGGAGTTATCGCGATCTTCCGGTACGGCTGGCGGAGTTCGGCACGGTCTACCGGTACGAGCAGTCGGGTGAATTGAATGGCCTCACGCGTGTGCGTTCGTTCACCCAGGACGATTCGCACATCTATGCGCGTCAGGACCAGCTGAAGGATGAGCTCTGCAATGTGATCGAGCTGATCCAGCTCGTGTTCAGCACGCTCGGGTTCAAGGATTTCAAGACACGCCTGTCGTTCCGCGATCCGGGGAACACGGCGAAATATGGCGGCGCCGACGAGCAGTGGGTGCAGGCCGAGAAGGACATCAAAGAAGCGGCCGACGCGATGAAGCTCAACTACTTCATCGGGATTGGCGAGGCCGCATTCTACGGTCCGAAGATCGATTTCATGGTCCAGGATGCGCTGGGCCGCACGTGGCAGCTCGGTACGGTCCAGGTGGACTATGTGATGCCGGAGCGGTTCGACCTTGAGTACACGGGTGCCGATGGGCAGAAGCATCGTCCGGTGATCATCCATCGTGCGCCGTTCGGGTCGCTGGAACGGTTCATCGGGATCCTCATCGAGCATTATGCGGGCGAGTTCCCGCTGTGGCTTGCGCCGGTGCATGCGGTGATCCTGCCGATCACCGATGCGCAGCACGAGTATGCGCGCGAAGTACTGCGGGCGTTCGCGGAGGCGGGACTGCGGGTGGAGATCGATGAGCGGAACGAGAAGATCGGGTACAAGATCAGGGAGTGGGAAACAAAGAAGGTCCCGTACATGCTGGTCGTGGGCGACAAGGAACGGCAGAATGGTACGGTCGCAGTACGCCGGCACAAGGCCGGCGATCAGGGGTCACAGGCAACAGCTGACGTCATCCGGATGCTCCGGGAGAACGTCGACGCCAAAGCAATCACACCGTAG
- a CDS encoding translation initiation factor IF-3 codes for MNEEIRVPEVRVIDQHGGQLGVMTPAQAIGMAREREADLVEIVPNAVPPVCKIINFGKFKYELAKKDKLQKKHQHVSLLKELRFHPNTDVHDFDFKVRHAKNFLGEGHKVKATVVFKGREITYKEKGEVLLARLVEQLTDISKVDQPAHMEGRSMIIILVPDRSKKKAEAKAEADAKAAEEAKAAPKVEVKPVAG; via the coding sequence ATCAACGAAGAGATCCGGGTCCCTGAGGTCCGGGTCATCGATCAGCACGGCGGCCAGTTAGGCGTCATGACACCGGCGCAGGCCATCGGCATGGCCCGCGAGCGGGAAGCCGATCTCGTGGAGATCGTGCCCAACGCGGTACCGCCGGTCTGCAAGATCATCAATTTCGGGAAGTTCAAGTACGAGCTGGCGAAGAAAGACAAGCTGCAGAAGAAGCATCAGCATGTCTCTCTCCTGAAAGAGCTACGGTTCCATCCGAATACCGATGTGCACGATTTCGATTTCAAGGTCCGCCATGCCAAGAACTTCCTCGGCGAAGGGCACAAGGTCAAGGCGACCGTGGTATTCAAGGGCCGTGAGATCACGTACAAGGAAAAAGGCGAGGTGCTCCTGGCCCGCCTGGTCGAACAGCTGACGGACATCTCGAAGGTCGACCAGCCGGCACACATGGAAGGCCGGAGCATGATCATCATCCTCGTGCCCGACCGGAGCAAGAAGAAGGCGGAAGCCAAAGCGGAGGCCGACGCGAAAGCGGCGGAAGAGGCGAAGGCCGCACCGAAAGTGGAAGTTAAGCCTGTTGCCGGCTGA
- the rpmI gene encoding 50S ribosomal protein L35: MPKMKTRSGAKKRFSVTSSGKVKRATAYRSHILTSKSTKRKRKLRGTHYVATPDLKSVRGMLNI; this comes from the coding sequence ATGCCCAAGATGAAGACGCGCAGCGGCGCGAAGAAGAGGTTCAGCGTGACCTCCAGCGGTAAGGTGAAGCGCGCCACTGCCTATCGCAGCCACATCCTCACGTCGAAGTCGACGAAGCGCAAGCGCAAGCTGCGCGGCACGCACTACGTGGCAACGCCCGACCTGAAGTCGGTGCGCGGGATGTTGAATATCTAA
- the rplT gene encoding 50S ribosomal protein L20, whose amino-acid sequence MPRSQNKVASHRRRKRILARAKGYWGARSKVLTVAKHHIDKGGQYAYRDRKAKKRTFRQLWIARINAGARLHGTTYSRLISAMNKKEIDINRKILADLAANNPPAFAEVVKFALA is encoded by the coding sequence ATGCCCCGCTCGCAGAATAAAGTTGCCTCCCATCGCCGCCGCAAGCGCATTCTCGCGCGTGCAAAAGGCTACTGGGGAGCGAGAAGCAAGGTCCTGACCGTTGCCAAGCATCACATCGACAAAGGCGGACAATACGCCTATCGTGATCGCAAGGCGAAGAAACGGACCTTCCGTCAGCTGTGGATCGCCCGCATCAATGCGGGGGCCCGCCTGCACGGTACGACCTATTCGCGGCTCATCTCCGCGATGAACAAAAAAGAGATCGATATCAACCGCAAGATCCTTGCCGATCTCGCGGCGAACAACCCCCCGGCATTCGCCGAAGTGGTGAAGTTCGCCCTCGCCTGA
- the pheS gene encoding phenylalanine--tRNA ligase subunit alpha: MLEQIESLRQQAEQDLAAASDAAALESFRVVYLARKGKIAELFDALRMAPPDQRPVLGKHLNALRTTVQQAFDLKLAGAAQDRPRASRIDLSLPGRSVHAGSRHPLTQVLDEMKSIFVSMGFGIADGPEVEDDYHNFEALNFPPDHPARDMQDTFFLSKNALLRTHTSPVQIRVMKDRKPPVRAIMPGKVYRNEAISARSYCLFHQLEGLHVDEGVTFSDLKGTLISFIKQFYGPQTKYRFRPTFFPFTEPSADIYISCFVCGGKGCRLCKQAGWLEILGCGMVDPNVFTSVGYDPEKYTGYAFGMGIERIAMLRLGIDDIRLFYENDVRFLNQF, encoded by the coding sequence ATGCTCGAACAGATTGAATCCCTGCGCCAGCAGGCGGAACAGGACCTGGCCGCCGCCAGCGATGCGGCAGCTCTCGAATCCTTCCGCGTCGTGTACCTCGCCCGCAAGGGAAAGATCGCAGAACTCTTTGACGCTCTCCGCATGGCACCGCCCGACCAGCGCCCGGTCCTCGGCAAGCACCTGAATGCCCTCCGTACCACCGTCCAGCAGGCCTTCGACCTGAAGCTCGCCGGTGCAGCGCAGGACCGTCCGCGTGCCTCCCGGATCGACCTCTCGCTCCCGGGCCGCAGCGTCCATGCCGGTTCGCGCCATCCGCTCACGCAGGTCCTCGATGAGATGAAATCCATCTTCGTCTCCATGGGCTTCGGCATCGCCGACGGCCCCGAGGTCGAGGATGACTATCATAATTTTGAAGCCTTGAACTTTCCGCCGGACCATCCGGCGCGGGATATGCAGGATACGTTCTTCCTGAGCAAGAACGCGCTGCTGCGCACCCACACATCCCCGGTGCAGATCCGCGTGATGAAGGACCGCAAGCCGCCCGTCCGCGCCATCATGCCCGGCAAAGTGTATCGCAACGAAGCCATCAGTGCGCGCAGCTACTGCCTCTTTCATCAGCTCGAAGGGCTGCACGTCGACGAGGGCGTAACGTTCAGCGACCTGAAGGGGACGCTGATCTCGTTCATCAAGCAGTTCTACGGGCCGCAGACGAAATACCGTTTCCGGCCGACCTTCTTCCCGTTCACGGAACCGAGCGCGGATATCTACATCTCGTGTTTCGTGTGCGGTGGTAAAGGGTGCCGCCTGTGCAAGCAGGCGGGATGGCTGGAGATCCTCGGGTGCGGTATGGTGGACCCGAATGTGTTCACCTCGGTGGGCTATGACCCCGAGAAATATACCGGGTATGCGTTCGGGATGGGCATCGAGCGTATCGCGATGCTCCGCCTGGGCATCGACGACATCCGGCTGTTCTATGAGAATGACGTCCGTTTCCTCAACCAGTTCTGA
- a CDS encoding phenylalanine--tRNA ligase subunit beta: protein MHIVQSWLKQYTDVRWSPEEIAERLTMTGLEFESVNRPGARYDGFVVGEVLETQKHPKADRLTVCRVNVGKDVLQIVCGAPNVAAGQKVPVGLIGATVPKNQHDPAGNPFVLSKVTLRGVESSGMICSAHELDLGKDADGIMVLDKDAKIGRPLADHLGMNDVVYDIEITPNRPDWLSHLGFARELAVLTGKPVKLPAVRLKEGKEPIRKYLSVIVEDRVNCPRFAARMIRGVTIGPSPVWLQQWLTLAGLRPINNVVDITNFVMYECGHPMHAFDHALLEGGKIVVRQAGAGQKFTTLDGKEHELPASSMMVCDAVKPVSVAGVMGGANSEIRPETVDVVLEAAYWNPSSIRKTAKALGMSTDASQRFERGADPNAVRFALDRAAALVLELAGGVLLRGAIDVYPKPIKPHTVDLRPARVNAVLGTDLAPAAMVKHLRSLGLGVVKKSATKLTFSVPTFRVDLDREIDLIEEVARVHGYNNIEDKTRSSVEFVQDLPKLTPADRVRERAVAAGLTEVITNSMQDEQRAGMGGKPAVRILNPQNQDMQMLRGSLLPGMLDVVARNIRNGEPDLRLFEIGHVFSLAEDGERELVPGYHEEERIAVVLTGSATVRHWSAAPRQVDLFDIKGEAGALLRSLALDKWRFISYSTANGLTGDALAIEIHGSYAGFLGTVRSEVLKFFGIEQDVAVAEIALAPFGQRRDQKYQPLPRFPKVRRDVAFELRQNLPAGDVAAVIRESAGELLQSVDVFDVYQGAHLAAGMKSLAFTLELLSREHTLTEVEIEAVMQRVIGRVQEVCGATLRGVKG, encoded by the coding sequence ATGCATATCGTCCAAAGTTGGCTGAAGCAGTACACCGACGTCCGCTGGTCGCCGGAAGAGATCGCCGAACGCCTCACCATGACCGGCCTCGAATTCGAGTCGGTCAATCGGCCCGGAGCTCGCTACGATGGCTTCGTGGTCGGTGAGGTGCTCGAGACGCAGAAACATCCGAAGGCCGACAGACTGACGGTGTGTCGCGTGAATGTCGGAAAGGATGTGCTGCAGATCGTGTGCGGTGCTCCGAATGTCGCGGCGGGGCAGAAGGTGCCCGTCGGGCTCATCGGGGCAACCGTTCCGAAGAACCAGCACGACCCCGCGGGGAATCCGTTCGTTCTTTCGAAGGTGACGCTGCGCGGTGTGGAATCGTCCGGCATGATCTGCTCGGCCCATGAACTCGATCTCGGGAAGGACGCCGACGGGATCATGGTGCTGGACAAGGATGCGAAGATCGGCCGCCCGCTGGCGGATCATCTCGGGATGAACGACGTCGTGTATGATATCGAGATCACGCCGAACCGTCCGGATTGGCTGAGCCATCTCGGGTTTGCGCGCGAACTCGCCGTGCTCACCGGCAAGCCGGTGAAGCTCCCGGCCGTACGGCTGAAAGAAGGGAAGGAGCCGATCCGGAAGTATCTCTCGGTCATCGTCGAGGACCGCGTGAACTGTCCGCGCTTCGCCGCGCGCATGATCCGGGGCGTGACGATCGGCCCGTCGCCGGTGTGGCTGCAGCAGTGGTTGACGTTGGCCGGGCTCCGTCCGATCAACAACGTGGTGGACATCACCAACTTCGTGATGTACGAGTGCGGCCACCCGATGCATGCCTTCGACCATGCATTGCTCGAAGGTGGGAAGATCGTGGTGCGTCAGGCGGGTGCGGGACAGAAGTTCACAACGCTCGACGGCAAGGAACACGAGCTCCCGGCGTCATCGATGATGGTGTGCGACGCCGTCAAGCCCGTGTCGGTTGCCGGTGTCATGGGTGGCGCCAACTCCGAGATCCGCCCCGAGACCGTGGACGTGGTCCTGGAGGCGGCGTACTGGAACCCCTCGAGCATTCGCAAGACCGCGAAGGCGCTGGGGATGAGCACGGATGCGTCGCAGCGCTTCGAGCGGGGCGCAGATCCGAATGCCGTGCGCTTTGCTCTTGACCGCGCGGCAGCACTTGTCCTGGAACTCGCCGGTGGCGTCCTGCTCCGAGGTGCCATCGATGTGTATCCGAAACCGATCAAGCCACACACGGTAGATCTTCGCCCGGCCCGCGTGAATGCTGTCCTGGGAACGGACCTCGCGCCGGCGGCGATGGTGAAGCACCTGCGTTCGCTCGGATTGGGTGTCGTGAAGAAGAGTGCAACGAAGTTGACGTTCTCGGTCCCCACGTTCCGTGTGGACCTGGACCGCGAGATCGATCTGATCGAAGAGGTCGCCCGCGTGCACGGCTACAACAATATCGAGGACAAGACGCGGAGCAGCGTCGAGTTCGTGCAGGACCTGCCGAAGCTCACGCCTGCGGATCGCGTGCGTGAGCGTGCGGTGGCGGCCGGCCTCACGGAAGTGATCACGAATTCCATGCAGGACGAGCAGCGTGCCGGCATGGGAGGCAAGCCGGCCGTACGGATCCTGAACCCGCAGAATCAGGACATGCAGATGCTCCGCGGGAGCCTGCTCCCCGGGATGCTCGACGTGGTTGCCCGCAACATCAGGAATGGCGAGCCGGACCTCCGGTTGTTCGAGATCGGGCATGTGTTTTCTCTGGCTGAGGACGGGGAGCGGGAGCTGGTGCCAGGATATCACGAGGAAGAGCGCATCGCTGTCGTTCTGACAGGATCGGCCACCGTCCGGCATTGGTCTGCCGCCCCCCGCCAGGTGGACCTGTTCGACATCAAGGGGGAGGCGGGGGCCCTGTTGCGGTCCCTGGCACTTGACAAATGGCGCTTTATTTCTTATTCTACCGCAAATGGTTTAACCGGTGACGCTCTAGCCATTGAAATTCATGGGAGTTATGCCGGTTTCCTTGGAACTGTTCGAAGTGAAGTGCTGAAGTTCTTTGGTATTGAACAGGACGTCGCTGTAGCAGAGATCGCTCTTGCGCCATTCGGGCAGAGGCGGGACCAGAAGTACCAGCCGCTGCCGCGGTTCCCGAAAGTGCGCAGGGATGTTGCCTTCGAACTGCGTCAGAACCTGCCCGCGGGGGACGTTGCCGCGGTCATCCGGGAGTCTGCGGGTGAACTTTTGCAGTCCGTCGACGTGTTTGATGTGTACCAGGGTGCGCATCTCGCTGCAGGGATGAAGAGTCTCGCCTTCACCCTCGAGCTTCTGTCGCGTGAACATACGCTGACGGAAGTGGAGATCGAAGCTGTGATGCAGCGTGTGATCGGCCGTGTGCAGGAAGTCTGCGGCGCCACGTTGCGGGGTGTGAAGGGGTAA
- a CDS encoding cell division protein ZapA, whose protein sequence is MTTDKKSIKVRIFGSEYPLRGESEEFTRRVAVYVDEMINTIHGKIPEQPTLTVAVLSALNITEDLFKERDRARSLTTSVEHEIDLMSNHLDAILREP, encoded by the coding sequence ATGACAACGGATAAGAAGAGCATAAAAGTAAGGATCTTCGGTTCCGAGTATCCGCTCCGCGGCGAGAGCGAAGAGTTCACGCGGCGGGTGGCGGTGTACGTGGATGAGATGATCAATACCATCCATGGCAAGATCCCGGAGCAGCCTACACTGACGGTTGCGGTCCTCTCGGCACTGAATATCACGGAAGATCTCTTCAAGGAGCGGGACCGTGCACGGTCGCTGACGACGTCGGTCGAACATGAGATCGATCTGATGTCGAATCATCTGGACGCGATCCTGCGCGAGCCCTGA
- the rny gene encoding ribonuclease Y: MIARASKVKVLAAREQSTRIITDAEKEADTLKREKLLEVKDEWYQKKKDFDTDVQNKRNKLQAQEKALEVREENIDRKVELLGKKEREQVVLKRSIDERMKALETRQTDLDRLLQEENDRLERLSGLSRDEAKRQLIENLTNEARAEAALQLKEIRDTARDEAKREAQKLIVQAIQRTAADHSVETTVSVLNIQSDEMKGRIIGREGRNIRAFEAATGVDVIVDDTPEAVILSAFDPFRREVARVALERLIADGRIHPARIEEVVEKVRAELEEEVLKVGENTMLEVGLHGAHKEILRLIGKMKYRSSYGQNMLQHSIEVAFLTGALAAELRLDAVLAKRAGLLHDVGKCVDKSIEGPHALLGYEIAKKYGEHPVVANAIGSHHEDIPMESPIAALVQAADAISGARPGARRESVEGYVKRLEKLEELAQSFRGVSKTYAIQAGREVRVVVEQDRVDDVHADQLAHDISRKIQEEMEYPGQIKVTVIREYRSVAYAK; this comes from the coding sequence ATGATCGCACGCGCATCGAAAGTGAAGGTGCTGGCAGCGCGGGAACAGTCCACCCGCATCATCACCGACGCGGAGAAGGAAGCCGATACCCTCAAACGGGAGAAACTGCTTGAGGTGAAGGACGAGTGGTACCAGAAGAAGAAGGACTTCGACACCGACGTCCAGAACAAGCGGAACAAGCTCCAGGCCCAGGAAAAGGCGCTGGAAGTGCGCGAGGAGAACATCGACCGCAAGGTCGAACTCCTCGGCAAGAAGGAGCGCGAGCAGGTTGTGCTGAAGCGCTCCATCGATGAACGGATGAAGGCGCTCGAGACACGGCAGACGGACCTCGACAGGCTCCTGCAGGAAGAGAACGACCGCCTCGAGCGGCTCTCGGGCCTGAGCCGGGACGAAGCGAAACGCCAGCTCATCGAGAATCTCACGAATGAGGCCAGGGCCGAAGCTGCTCTCCAGCTCAAAGAGATCCGCGACACGGCCCGCGATGAAGCCAAGCGCGAAGCGCAAAAGCTCATCGTCCAGGCCATCCAGCGCACCGCCGCAGACCACTCCGTGGAGACCACGGTCAGCGTGCTGAATATCCAGAGCGATGAAATGAAGGGCCGTATCATCGGCCGCGAAGGCCGCAATATACGTGCCTTCGAAGCCGCGACGGGTGTCGATGTGATCGTGGACGACACGCCGGAAGCAGTGATCCTCTCTGCATTCGATCCCTTCCGCCGTGAGGTGGCGCGCGTTGCGCTCGAGCGGCTGATCGCCGACGGCCGCATCCATCCTGCCCGCATCGAAGAGGTCGTCGAAAAGGTCCGCGCCGAACTGGAGGAGGAGGTCCTGAAGGTGGGCGAGAACACGATGCTGGAGGTCGGCCTGCATGGTGCGCACAAGGAGATCCTGCGTCTGATCGGCAAGATGAAATACCGGTCGAGCTACGGCCAGAACATGCTCCAGCACAGCATCGAGGTCGCGTTCCTCACCGGCGCACTCGCGGCGGAGCTCCGGCTCGATGCGGTGCTTGCCAAGCGGGCAGGCCTGCTCCATGATGTCGGGAAATGCGTGGACAAGAGCATCGAAGGCCCGCACGCCCTGCTCGGATACGAGATCGCGAAGAAGTACGGCGAGCATCCTGTGGTGGCGAACGCGATCGGATCACACCATGAAGACATCCCTATGGAATCGCCCATCGCCGCGCTCGTTCAGGCCGCTGATGCGATCAGCGGCGCCCGCCCGGGCGCCCGGCGCGAATCCGTGGAGGGATACGTGAAGCGCCTCGAGAAACTCGAAGAACTCGCCCAGTCGTTCCGTGGCGTGTCGAAAACCTATGCGATCCAGGCCGGACGGGAAGTCCGCGTGGTCGTGGAGCAGGACAGGGTGGATGATGTCCATGCCGACCAGCTCGCACATGATATCAGCCGGAAGATCCAGGAAGAGATGGAGTATCCCGGACAGATCAAGGTGACGGTGATCCGCGAGTACCGTTCGGTCGCGTATGCCAAATGA